GTTAATTTGAGGGAGAATGTAGCTTCTGGTCAGACTCCCAAACCTCCTATACCGGCCAAATCACCGTCTACCCGGCCTCCAGCAGTTAAACCTGCATCTGCTCCCCAAACTGCTCAGCATCCAAACCAGAGAAAAAGTATCCAAGCCACGGCACGGGCGAATCTTGTCACGAGGAAAGCCGTGCCGTCACCGGCGCACAACGAGGTCATTATGGCTGACGAATGGGAAGCAGAGCTAGTCAAAGATGCTCAAAAACTTAATCTTGGCCCTTCATCCCGAAAACCCGAGATTGCCAGAGAACTTGTTGAGCAAAGGCACAATGACGGTGAATGGGAGAGgtttggagaggaaaagtCAACTGccagagaggaagaggataggCGCCGGCGAGAGCCAGGGAGGGAAGTTGGTAAGTGCTTGACTAGATTATTCCAAATATATCATTAAGCTGACAAGAGCAGCCTTTCCCCCTAGTATGCCCCGTACTCCAATCCGAGCTGTAACAGCTGGCGTTACGTCTGTTCATGTAGGTGTCCGTCCTCGACTTCACCCTTCACGTGCGTCGGAATCTATGATGCGTAATCAGCCCGACGTCAACGTTCCAAACCCACTGTTTTCTCCAGCCATTTCCAATCCCGAACTATTCGGAGAAGAATCTGGCCCTTCTTACACAGCCAAACATACCCCAGACTTGCTCAAAAAGGCACAAAAGGAATATGAGGATTGGCTTGCTAGGAAAGcagagagggaaggggatATGGAGTCAAGTGGAATGAGGAATTGGGAGCCTAGAGAACGAGCTATTGCACGACCTTTTGGTTTCTCGCCTCAGTCTGCCAATAGTGTGCATACGGCGTCGTCTCTTGAATCCTCGCCAACCGAGGTGGCGTCTTGGGCTTCTGGATATCCCGCTGGGCAGTCTCAAACCGCCATGTCCAAACAGACTGCGCCACCTCAATCGGAAGACCAACAAGCGGCAATTGATATTGCTCAGCGACAAGCAATGGTACCTTATGGCTATGAAGCGTACTATGCTCATCCGGCTTATTGGGACCCTTCTTATTGGTGGGGCATGTACGAGGACCCGAATGTCATGGCAGTACATGCTGCGAACCCTTCAACGTGAGTGATTAATGATTACAGGATGGCATTAAACAGATGCAGTCAGGATCCAAAGACTATGAACCAAGTGGATATGCcgaaggagggagagatgacCTCTGAGGAGCAACAAGCATACGGGTTGTGAGTCAAAGTCCCTTTCGTCAGTCTCCTTTATACAAAGGATGTCTGTAGATTTCGATCTGCCTTTGCAGGACCTTGTGCCCCGCATTCATCCATTGTCCTACGGAATGTGTGACACGAATATAGCTTGAAATTCGTACTCATTCGCTCCATTGAATCCCCATTTTCTGTATACCAAACCATCTGGttcctcttttcatcaTGTTTGGAATGtcgcctcctcttcacccgACGGCTTTGCAGTCCGCCGTGCAGTCAATCGGGGGGCAACAGCAGTACGACATGTCTGCTTACCAACAGCCTATGCCTCAACCTACCAGCTATGGTGGGATCGGCTTTGGTCTTGGCGGTGTAGGTCCCATGGGACCCTCATCTCAGAATGGCATGTCGATGATGGGTATGCCAATGGGTGATATAGCTCAACCTCGACGAATGGGTGTCGGTATGCCGGGAAGCTTTGGGCCCCCACAGTTCGTCCTTTACTTTTCGTCTTCTGGTGGTTCCCCTTTTGCTCCTTTTcattctttgaataatCAATGGAGCTCATTTTTATGACTCGCATGGATTACTGCTTcttattttattttttggCTGTGTGGCATCAACAAGGTATATAAGCTGACATTAtgtctccttttcccaacCATGTCACGGCCTCACCACCACATCTTGCTTCCAAACCCACAACATCGCCGCCGTTCACGCTCTCCCGGCCGTTCTTCTACGTCACCTACTCGCCGATACCATCGACAATGCCCTATTACTCCAATCACCTCATCGCCCCTCAACCCAAATCCATCCCCTAGGTCAAATATGATGATGTATAATCCTTATCAATGGGGCGGTGGTATGGGCGGTCAAGGAGCCGGGTATCCAGGGATGCAAAACCCGTATATGATGGGAAGGGACGCTTCAGTTATGGGATCGATGCCTGCGCCGAGCCAATCTTCCGGGACTGAAGATAAAAATCTCCGACCGTTCGATTCGACTAAAATGAAACAGGGCAGATTGGGACATTATGGGTATCTCGAGGGGAGAGGTGAGTGCGTTTGGAGGAATAAATTGCTGACAAAGTATAAAACAGAACTCGCAGGTCCTCCTGTCGGCCATCTCCCTGCTGGTATGCAGTCTCAATACTCGTCATCTCAAGCCGGTCACGGTACTACTACAGCCGGTCCTTCGAGCGCAAGTTATCAAGGCAACGGATCATGGGGTGACCTTGCCAGTATCCCTCGTGCGCGATATGACGGTGGTGTGTATTTTTATTTTGGGGGTGGGATCGATTAGCtgatcttttttttcccgACTACCAACCACCTCTTCAGCCGCTTCCGCCACAGGCCACGTCCAAGCTGATCTCGACTCTCCGTACCCCCGGGCTCCCAACGGCAGTGTGACTACAGCTTGGACGCGATACGGCGCAGACGGCTCGGTGATGGACGGGATGAATGGGAACGGTGCGGGTCGTAGGAGGTTGAGAGAAGGCAGGGTGTGATTGCATTTTATACTGTAAACATGCACGTGTTACATCTCGGGATTAATACAATGGTTTCTATGATGGTCGTGGATTACCGTGGAGCTATGATGGTCGTGGATACCGTGGAGCTATGATGGTCGTGGATACCGTGGAGCTATGACGGTCGTGGATACCGTGGAGTCGGTGTCCAACCTATATTCTTCTGCGGCCTACTTGATCCTGATCCCGATCCCGACGCAGTCCTGCTCGCACTCACAGGCGTCCTCCCCACCGTCTTTTCCAACAATCTTTTCGCCGCCGGCGTCAAACTGTCCGCATGCCTCCTCGGCGTCGCCGGCGGACCCATACTGCCCGGTGCTTTTCCCAAAGCGGAAGACGACGAACCTTTCGCCGCCGCCGATCGGGACGTGAAACCCCTCGCTCTGTCGCTCATCGCCCTACTCGCCTTTTCGGCCAGCCGCCTTCCAAGCTCGTCCCGTCTTTTCGTCTCTGGCAACCTGAACGCCGGCCGTTCCTCTAGCGGATCGTCATCGCCTTTGCTGTCCTCCAAGGCGCGAGGGGTGGCGAGGAGGGTGCCCCAGGTgaggagggatgggaggTCGTGTGGGGAGGGCGAGGCGTCGGGTCGGACGAGTGGGTAGTTGTTCACGCTTGGCAGTTGGTCTGTGTCTCGGTCTGTGCCATGTCAGATGGGTCAGTacgaaaagaaaaaaaaacttacACGGTGTACCACGCACAGCGGCATCGATCAAACTCCTCGAGGGACTACTCCCCCTCACACTCTTTgattttcctcttccgtttTCCCCAGTCACACCCGCCGTCCATGTGGGATCATCTTCATGCAATCTCGTATTTGAATGCTTTACGCTCGGTCTTGCGTTGCTTATCGGGATGGACGGTGCCGAGgcggagagggaggaagcgTCGGGGTATGGGTTCGTGTTGGCGTCGGGGAGGAACATGAGATTGTTCCTTGCCTATACCAGATTAGTTTTCCGGTGTACCCAGCCGTAAGAAGTGACCCACTTTATACTTCCACATATCCACACCGCTGCCTGCAGCAGACAACGTTTCCCCCTTGTCCTCCCCCAACacatccctctccctcctctctctctctttccgcTCGTCCTCTCCTCGTCCCCTATCGCCCTGTGGCGCAGAGACGGTGAGTGCGCCCGAGGCGGTCTCGCGGTGCGGCACGATCATGCCGtcggtggaggagatgagggcAGTAGGGGGAAGACCGGCGTCGGCGAGTGCTTCGGCGAGGGGGTGTTTCGGTGGCAGAGGGATTTCGGAGAGGGGTTGGGGtgggggagaggaggggtgGGTGAGCGCGGTGGATGAGGGGTGGGTCGCGGTTGTCTCGGTCGTGTCGACCGTCTCGACCGCTTCTACCGCTTCACCCCCCTGAATCATCTTATCCCTCCACGCCTCGCCCTCGGGCCTGTCCCTGCCGCCCTCGGCGAGCGCGCCAATCAACCGCCTGCCGTCGCCATCGACTCTCCACCCACCGCCCTTTGCTCTATCGAGAATCATCCTCCGCCTCGTCTCGCCCTCAATCCGCCTCGCCTCCGCCTTGCGCTCCGCCTCAAACGCCCATCCATACTTTTCTTCCCGCCTGCGTCTGTTTTCCTCATCTAGGATGTGCACAAAGGAGGCGTTGTCTTCGGACGTAAAGTGGCGCTGGAATGCGTCGAGGGAGAGGTCGTCCCGCACGGGGGGCAGCCGCCGCTGTCTTTTGCGAGGCTGTCCAGAGGAGGGGGCGTCGGGTGAGCGCCGGGCGTGGGTGTCGATATCAAAATCATCTGTATCCCGCCGGCTGGTGCTCCCGAGGGGCGTGTCCCACCCCCGCGTCCCCACCGGCGTCCGCAGCGGCCTGCCACCAGACCCGGGCATGGCGATATACGGCGTGCGGGCCATGCTATACTCTGTGCGCCGCCGGAGCCGCTCGCCGTCCGAGTCGTCGATGCTGTGGGCGGCGCCATCGCGGTCGCGGGCGAGGGCGGCGAGGGCGCGGATGGAGGCGGCGAGGCGCTGGGGGTCGTTGGCGTGGAGGGCGGCGAGGTACTGGTTTGTGGCGTGGAGGTGGGGGAGGTGGGGGAAGAAGTCGCGGGCGATGATGTGGGAGAGGGCGGCGGTGTAGGCGTCTTCGTCGAGGACGTGCTGGTGGTACAGGCTGCGGGCGCCGGGGCGGGGGCCGTGCGCGATGCGGGGGGCGGCGTCGCGGGGGAGGAGCGCGTGCGCGTCGGCGCCGNNNNNNNNNNNNNNNNNNNNNNNNNNNNNNNNNNNNNNNNNNNNNNNNNNNNNNNNNNNNNNNNNNNNNNNNNNNNNNNNNNNNNNNNNNNNNNNNNNNNCCATCTCCCACCACCCCCACCATACGCATTGTCGTCCTCGTTCAGCCATGGATCCTGGGCCAAcaggggagaagaagcagacaGGTCCACATCCGACATTTGCGCCGCATGCCTCGCGCCAGCCGGCATCGGCAGATGCGGCTGACGATACCCCCTCGCACTCGCATTCCCTCTCGCGCTCGGCTGCCTAGCTATAAACTGCTCGGACCGGTCGTTAGTCGATAACAGCCGGTCCGTCGACGGGTTATCCAAAGGCAACAATGGTAAACTCGCAGGCGCCAGGGAGGGAGAATCCGTAAGCGGCAACAATGGGTAATGCCTGTAGGCTTCTTCGTAATTCGGCGCGGTGGAAGAAGCGTATTCCGATTTGGAGAGGATATCCGTCGATGCGATCGATTTCGCATCCCAGTCCGCTTGGTGCGCTTCGTCCGCCGGTCCATCGCGCGAAGGATCGTACTCGAGGTTTTCCTGAaaaaatcaaaatcaaaatcaaaaaCTGGACCACACAAAAGACCTCTCAAACTCACCTCGCGCACAGCCTTGATCTTCACCCCATCGCCCTCGTGTTTGCCCGCAAACCACGGATACGCACTCAACACCTCCCTCGCCAACGACTCTTGACTCTTGTGCACCATCACGGTGAACAGCTTGTTATGCTGCAACGCGGGGTGTAAAAACCGGTTTTCCACCTCGGACTGCTTCGTCGGCTTCTCCGACATGCTATACATTTTTTCTTGCTCCAGTTCTTCCGGAGAGGCTTCATAGTACCGGAACTGACGCTCGGCAGTGCGCGAAATGTAGATTTTgaaggcgatgatgagcaaTAGCGGAGGCGCGGCGGCCACACAGTCGATCCATCGGTCGCGAATAAGACCGGTGGCTATATATAAAAAGCAGTCAGCTCGGTACTATCACCCCGGAAGAGCGAAAACAACTCACTCAGCACCATCAAGAGCTGCATCAATACACAGCATGCCAAAAGTCGATTGACATACACGTTCCACATCCTACCCCCACTCTCCGCTCGGGAAATGTACACATACAGCAGCTGGTACTTGTACTGTCTCCATTGTCAGCCCTcacacctttttttcttttcggAAAATGCACTTACGACGACGGAAGAGAACCAAAAGACACAACATGCACCCATAGCCACCAAAGGCGCAAGGGGAGCGTAAATCAATCCAACGGCGGTGATGAACAACAAGTTGACAATGACTAGAAAAGCCAACCCATACGCAATCAGTCCaatccctttttttttttctttcgttCCACGACTCACCAATGGCATATTCAAAATACGGCGGCTTGGTCATCTCCCTGATATCGCGAGGGGTATGAGAAAACATGAATCTTCGGATAGATACCATGGCCAACTTGATCAACTGGATCAATTCGAAAATGACCAAGAAGCCTCGAAGCGGCAGCCACGTCAACCAATCTTTTTTTCATTATCCAAGTTTATCAGCTTTTTCTCAAATCATccgaaaaaaaaaaaaggtttGGTTTTAAACATACAAGTACTCTGCTGGACATATGTCCCCTGAATCTGATCCGGGATATCCTCAAACCCTTTCAAGATCGTGCCCACACTCTGGTGTCCACCGACTTGCACCACGATCCTCGCTATGGCGGTGTATACCACCccaagaagagagaaaatgaCCAAGTTGGAAATGATcatgaagaaaaaatatCGAGCGGTCACCGCACGGTCCAGACGGGAACGTGTGGGCGCTCCTTGGTACTTGGAGATCTTGCGGATGATGATAGGGAGAAGGTAGCCAAAGAGGGCAGAGACAACGGATGGGAGGATACCAGAGACCATGGAGAACTGTTCATTGAGTAAATATATAATTACAACAaattttttttaaaaaaaaaaactcacagTCCACTGGCCCCAGCTACCAGCATCTTTCCAATCCGCAAGGAATGTAACATAGACCGTCAATGAACTCAAGTTTGCAAGCAACGAAACTACAAGCAACTACGTATCTGTCAGCGGGCCCTGGTCCGGAAAAAGCTAAAATCTTTTCCATCACTTACAGGCAAggtgttgaagaagcagacGATTCCAATGATGATAAATCCAAACGTATTTTTCGATCCCAACTCTGCGGGCTCCTTTGAGATATTCTCCCAAACAATATCATGGGGCATTGGCGCCAGCTGCAGCTCGGCCCCAAACAActccttgagcttgcccCTATGCGTCCTCGCAATCCTATGCGCTTCGGCAATCGTCTTGAATGTCACAAATCCATAATTCTCGCCCTCGACTCGGTTGACGACCTTGTTACCCTTTTTGCGAGCGTGACGTTCTTTGCGGAGAAGAGAGTCGATAGCCTGTCGCTTGGCGTCAATTCGGTCACGGAGAAACTTGATTTCCTTGGCGTGGTAGTCAATCGCGTCTTTTTTCACACCTCCGAACAATCCAAGAAAACCGCCTTTTCTAATCATAGgtctcttctttgccaTCTCCCCACCTTTCAAATACTTTACAAGATGCTTCTCGAGCTCTTGAACAGCTTCATTATGATCGTCGACCATTTTTGGGAAATCCTCAAGTCTTCGACCAATGCAAGTACAATCGATAGAAGGACCGATCTTGATACCATCTACCTTGAGAAGACCCATAAGAGACAGTAAACCGGCGTCACTGC
The Cryptococcus neoformans var. neoformans B-3501A chromosome 13, whole genome shotgun sequence DNA segment above includes these coding regions:
- a CDS encoding hypothetical protein (HMMPfam hit to DUF221, Domain of unknown function DUF221, score: 152.3, E(): 1e-42); the protein is MSSTTDPGAAVSSFVASYESTLTQVSVRAVGSQFALMAAISMATLLAFSFFRPREKKIKYQLPKPVDPIEDPDYEPPPPPISNGFFAWLSPMIHLKEEEIIANIGLDAATFLRFLRMLRNIFTITSIIVVALLVIDIVYNLKYVNSSDRNALSLLTIQNVSGNWMWPALAASYVINIVAMYFIWFNWKAMVRLRKGWFRSPAYQTKIYSRTLMVTHVRKDFRSDAGLLSLMGLLKVDGIKIGPSIDCTCIGRRLEDFPKMVDDHNEAVQELEKHLVKYLKGGEMAKKRPMIRKGGFLGLFGGVKKDAIDYHAKEIKFLRDRIDAKRQAIDSLLRKERHARKKGNKVVNRVEGENYGFVTFKTIAEAHRIARTHRGKLKELFGAELQLAPMPHDIVWENISKEPAELGSKNTFGFIIIGIVCFFNTLPLLVVSLLANLSSLTVYVTFLADWKDAGSWGQWTFSMVSGILPSVVSALFGYLLPIIIRKISKYQGAPTRSRLDRAVTARYFFFMIISNLVIFSLLGVVYTAIARIVVQVGGHQSVGTILKGFEDIPDQIQGTYVQQSTCFLVIFELIQLIKLAMVSIRRFMFSHTPRDIREMTKPPYFEYAIVIVNLLFITAVGLIYAPLAPLVAMGACCVFWFSSVVYKYQLLYVYISRAESGGRMWNVYVNRLLACCVLMQLLMVLTTGLIRDRWIDCVAAAPPLLLIIAFKIYISRTAERQFRYYEASPEELEQEKMYSMSEKPTKQSEVENRFLHPALQHNKLFTVMVHKSQESLAREVLSAYPWFAGKHEGDGVKIKAVREALPIVAAYGFSLPGACEFTIVAFG